ACGGTGCGGGAGAGGTCGAACTGTTCGTCAGGGATACGGGGAAAGGCATTTCGCAAGAGCACCTGAGCCGAATCTTCGAGCGATTCTACAAGGCCGATTCCTATGTAAAAGGCGTCGGGCTGGGGCTTTCCATCTGCCGTACGATCACCGAACTACTCGGCGGCGAGATATCGGTCGTCTCCGCGCCGGGCGAGGGCACCTGCTTTAAGATCGTGCACCCCGTCCGCCGTACGGAAACGGCGGCGGAAACCGCGGGGGCATACCGGTAAGGTACGATTCTTGCCCCGCTTGCAGCGTTCAACATAAATTCTGTGACTTATGATCGAAAAAGTAACGCTGCAACTCTCCGGGGATGCGGACTTCACGTCCGAAGGCGGGCCCCGCTGCGAAGAGATGAACCCCAAGACACTGCTGCTCTATGCCGCGGCGAAATGCGTCGGCAAGACAGCCCTGATGATTATGGACAAGGAACGTTTCCGCCCCAAACGCTTCGAGATCGGCATTTCGGGCGAGCTCTCGGACGAAACGCCCCAATCCGAAAGCACCTTCAAATCGTTCCACGTAGTCTACAACATCGAATGCGACACCGAGGACGACCAGGCCAAAGTGAGCCGTGCGGTGACGCTGGCGCACGAAAAGTACTGCGGCATGATGCAGATGCTGCGCAAGGTCGCACCCGTATCGCACGAAATCGCGGTGGTCAGCACCGAGCCTGCGA
This Alistipes onderdonkii DNA region includes the following protein-coding sequences:
- a CDS encoding OsmC family protein, which gives rise to MIEKVTLQLSGDADFTSEGGPRCEEMNPKTLLLYAAAKCVGKTALMIMDKERFRPKRFEIGISGELSDETPQSESTFKSFHVVYNIECDTEDDQAKVSRAVTLAHEKYCGMMQMLRKVAPVSHEIAVVSTEPAKA